The Streptomyces tubercidicus DNA segment AGCTCAACGGCGGCTGAGCCGCCGCACGCCGCCCCGTCCGCCCCGCGCACCTCCCGCCGAATGCTGAAAGGCAACACCCGTGTCAGTTGACGTCGACAAGTCGGCACAGCCGCCGGCCGATGCTCCGCCGCCCCAGTCCCTCAAAGCCATCCCGGTACGCCATTACGGACGCTGGGTGGCGGCGATCGTCGTCATCGGGCTGATCCTCCTGCTCGGCAGGGCCTTCGCCACCGCGGACGTCAACTGGGACGCCATCCCCCAGTACATGTTCAACGCGGACATCCTCAAGGGCCTGCGCAACACCCTGCTGATCACCGTGCTCTCGATGATCATCGGCATCGTCGGCGGGGTGATCCTGGCCGTGATGCGCCAGTCCAAGAACCCGGTCACCTCGACGGTCGCCTGGTTCTACGTCTGGTTCTTCCGCGGTACGCCGGTCTATGTCCAGCTGTTCCTGTGGTTCAACCTGGGCCTCGTCTTCCAGTACATCGACATCATGCCGATCTACAAGGACGAGTGGTCGGACTTCATGACCCCGTTCCTGTGCGCGCTGCTGGGCCTGGGCCTCAACGAGGCCGCGTACATGGCGGAGATCTGCCGGGCCGGCCTCAACGCGGTCGACGAGGGCCAGACCGAGGCGGCGCACGCGCTGGGCATGAGCCACGCCAAAACGCTGCGCCGGATCATCGTGCCGCAGGCGATGCGGGTGATCGTGCCGCCGACCGGCAACGAGGTCATCAATATGCTGAAGACGTCCTCGCTGGTCATCGCCGTGCAGTACTACGATTTGCTGCAGGCGGCGCAGAACGTCGGGCGGGACTCCGGCGTCGTGGTCGAAATGCTGATCCTCGCGGCCGCCTGGTACCTCATCGCCACCACGGTGCTCAGCATCGGCCAGTACTACCTGGAGCGCTACTACGCCCGTGGCTCCAGCCGCCAGCTCCCGCTCACTCCGCTCCAGCGCGCCAAGGCAAAGCTGTCCGGCGGCTTCAACCGTGGAGGGGTCGCATGACCGCCAGCAAGCTCACGACGACCAAGGCCGCGGGCAGCAGCGGCGGCCCGATGGTCAAGGCCGAGGGCGTCCACAAGTCCTTCGGCGCGGCGCACATCCTCAAGGGCATCGACCTGGAGGTCCAGCCCCGTGAGGTGTTCTGCCTGATCGGACCGTCCGGCTCCGGCAAGTCGACGTTCCTGCGCTGCATCAACCACCTGGAGAAGGTGAACGCCGGGCGGCTGTCGGTCGACGGCGAACTGGTCGGCTACCGCGAGCAGCACGGCAAGCTCTACGAGCTGCGCGACAAGGAGGTCGCCGCCCGCCGCCGCGATATCGGCATGGTCTTCCAGCGCTTCAACCTCTTCCCGCACATGACCGCGGTGGAGAACATCATGGAGGCGCCGATCCAGGTCAAGGGCGAGTCGAAGTCCGCCGCCCGGGAACGGGCGGTCAAGCTCCTGGACCGCGTCGGCCTCGCCGACAAGGCCGGGAACTACCCCTCGCAGCTCTCCGGCGGCCAGCAGCAGCGCGTGGCCATCGCCCGTGCGCTGGCGATGGAGCCCAAGCTGATGCTCTTCGACGAGCCGACCTCGGCGCTGGACCCGGAGCTGGTCGGTGACGTCCTGGACGTCATGAAGGACCTGGCCGCGGACGGGATGACGATGATCGTCGTGACCCATGAGATGGGCTTCGCCCGGGAGGTCGGCGACTCGCTGGTCTTCATGGACGACGGGGTGGTGGTCGAATCCGGCCATCCCCGCGAGGTCCTCGGCAACCCGCAGCACGAGCGGACGAAGTCGTTCCTGTCGAAGGTGCTGTAGCGCGCGGTCAGCGGACGCGGTGCGCGCCGCCCCGGTGGAGGTTCCGCCGGGGCGGCGCGCGTATGTGCCGCCGGGCCGGTCTACTTCAGGCCCAGCACCAGCGCGTCGGTGGGCGAGGCCCACACCGGCCGGGCCTCCGCGAAGCCCGCATCGCGCAGCACCGCGGAGTGCCAGGCGGCCGACGGGGTGTCGCCGTCCGCATGCTCGCCGTAGATCTCGAAGCGCTCGGCGGTCGGCGCGGCCAGCCGCGGGTCGGCGGCCGCCAGCTGCCACCACTCGGCCCAGTCGACGGCACCGGCCGCCTTCGCCGCCTCCTGGCGGGCATGCCGGAAGGCCCGCTCGGCGGCGTTGATCCGCGGGGTGCCCTCGTCGGGCATGTGGTCGGCGTTCATGAAGACCCCGCCGTCCCGCACCAGCCCGGCGAGCTGCCCGTAGAGCGCGCGCAGATCCTCGCTGTACAGCCAGTGCAGCGCGGTGGCGGTGAGC contains these protein-coding regions:
- a CDS encoding amino acid ABC transporter permease; the encoded protein is MSVDVDKSAQPPADAPPPQSLKAIPVRHYGRWVAAIVVIGLILLLGRAFATADVNWDAIPQYMFNADILKGLRNTLLITVLSMIIGIVGGVILAVMRQSKNPVTSTVAWFYVWFFRGTPVYVQLFLWFNLGLVFQYIDIMPIYKDEWSDFMTPFLCALLGLGLNEAAYMAEICRAGLNAVDEGQTEAAHALGMSHAKTLRRIIVPQAMRVIVPPTGNEVINMLKTSSLVIAVQYYDLLQAAQNVGRDSGVVVEMLILAAAWYLIATTVLSIGQYYLERYYARGSSRQLPLTPLQRAKAKLSGGFNRGGVA
- a CDS encoding amino acid ABC transporter ATP-binding protein: MVKAEGVHKSFGAAHILKGIDLEVQPREVFCLIGPSGSGKSTFLRCINHLEKVNAGRLSVDGELVGYREQHGKLYELRDKEVAARRRDIGMVFQRFNLFPHMTAVENIMEAPIQVKGESKSAARERAVKLLDRVGLADKAGNYPSQLSGGQQQRVAIARALAMEPKLMLFDEPTSALDPELVGDVLDVMKDLAADGMTMIVVTHEMGFAREVGDSLVFMDDGVVVESGHPREVLGNPQHERTKSFLSKVL
- a CDS encoding class I SAM-dependent methyltransferase; amino-acid sequence: MTESVVGADWQAWQNSWDRQQEWYLPDREERFRVMLDMVEALVGPEPRVLDLACGTGSISDRLLKRFPKAESVGVDLDPALLAIAEGYFEGEPRVRFVRADLKDPHWTAKLPHDSYDAVLTATALHWLYSEDLRALYGQLAGLVRDGGVFMNADHMPDEGTPRINAAERAFRHARQEAAKAAGAVDWAEWWQLAAADPRLAAPTAERFEIYGEHADGDTPSAAWHSAVLRDAGFAEARPVWASPTDALVLGLK